aatgggtgatggacgtccacaaattaatacataccatacgaaacataaCTAAATACTAAATGTAATGTCTTGGATtgacgtacagaataatacaaaaggGAATGGAAGTACAGAGGTAGTTTTGttccaacaaaaatatatatatatatatatatatctataataaaaaattatatatatatattatgtctcctagatataggacggacacttcaaaaccttattccttatgataaATGTTTTACTGTCTTTATtcccatttatgaatgtgttattcagtgcgtccgtccccccccccccccaacggcTTAGACTTTTAGAGTATATTAAGCATCATTATCAATAATGTGACACCTTTACCAAACATGCTTTCTTCACCATACTGTACCTGATGATTTCCACTTAGGCCAGGCAAATAATATGTTATGCCTCCAGCAGACCGGTTCTGCCTGTTTCACTGTAAAACATTCTAGAATTGTACAATGACATGGGTGTCAAATCCTTTTGCTGTGTTCCTCTCACTGTAAAAGATGTTAGCAGTCTGGCAGACACTACCGTCCCGTTGAGAGGTCCCACACTATAGCAGAAAACAAAACCTAGCAAACACCTAACTGTGtgtagtttgtttgtttgtgtgcgtgtgcgtgcctgcctgcctgcctccctgcatGCCGGTTCTACACACAATAGGTCAGCACATTGcttgctcagagagagagagagagagagtgtagttgGGTACATTCTGCTGATGATGGTGGCTGTGTGTCCAGGACCCCACAGTAGCGCAGGACAACAAAGCGAGCAGCCGACTCAGCACGGCTCAGTGGAGATCAGCATACATGACCCCTGACCCGTCCTCCGCACCTAAGAGAACCCCGCTCATCCAATGACGAGGTGGGATCCCGGCCCAATAGTCGGCGTGGggatgtaaatgtatatatatcacTACTCTGGGGGCCTGATTCCAACTCTTAGGCTTATCCATCTGGATGTCCATTCCTCCCTTGTACCTGACAAGCAGCCACTTGGTGAGATTCACGCTCAGGGAAGGGGGttgtgagcgagagagatgggggggcaaAGGTGGGCTCTCTTTGTCCCTTGACCTAAATCAGGGACTGTCAATAAGTTTTTTACTTCAATTAACTCTGGGATATACTCTATCTTATATCAAGATTGCGATGTTTTGCAATACTTTGACATTCTGTCTGTTCTGTGGTTCATTTAATGGGGAAATGGCAGTCAGTGAGATGCGAGGCCATGTTTGTGATCTCCTTTCAGCTCAGTAATACGACATGACAAGCCTCCCTGCATCTGGCAGATGACAGTGTGCTCAGTGCCACTGAATTTAGTCATTGTAAGAAAAGTATGCTTGAACAAGTTGTTTAAAAATGATCTTTGGAGATTGCATTTTTTCACAGAGCAATTGTTATTTACTGAATAGATATAATATTTAGAGGGGGGTAAATTGTGCAGGCAAGTCTCTTAGAACAGGCTTTAACATCAAAATGTGTTTTGGAGTAGAGATAATGAGAGACAAAAATCCTCTACACCAGTATAGATTAAATACTTGAGTGACAAGATAAAAGTAGATTATGTTCGTATTAACAGTTTGGGTGGAGAAGTGCGTTTTAATATGGATTTTTGCCAAAAGACGAATATTGAAATTTGGTTGGTATTTTTTTCTCTGGTAGGAAACATTCTTCTTTGCAATCTCTCATTGATATCTATGCAGCTGTACAGATATATGACGCTAGGGGGCCGGGGGCCTGTTGAATAGATACACAGCTGGGGGGTGGGTTGCAAGTAGCTTAGTGTTTAAGGGCATTGTGCCATTAACCGaatggttgctggtttgaatctctGAGCCAACtatgtgaaaaatctgttgatgttcccttgagcaaagcacttaaccataattgctcATGTAAGTTTCTCTGGATAAGGGTGTCTGCCAAATTACCAAAATGAGTGTCACAATATGGATGTCAAATGAAGTTGTTTTTCCAAGAGGCTTGGCTttaacctctctccctctttagttCTCTCAATCTCTTCCTGTTCGGCCACAGATTCGACCATGTCCCACTCTGGAGCCCAGGGCAGCATTGGGAGCCACCCAGCCATGGGGCTGCGTGTCCACAAAGTAGgtcttcactttttttttttgaaacTACTCTAATAATGCAATCTCTAGCCAAGATACAGCATTTCCAGTTGTTATAAAGGCCCAAGACAAGCATCTTGATCAATGATATCCATATCAAATCATTAACAGTGTTATATTATAACTTATTACAGTAAATAACCATGCTGTGATAATGTCTATCTTTTCAGATGTACCTGTTTGAGTTTGAGAACTTCCAGGGTCGTATGATGGAGTGCATCACTGAGTGCCGTAACCTGTGTGAGAAGGGCTTCGAGAAGATCGGCTCCATCAGGGTGGAGTGTGGACCGTACGTCATGCCTAACTGCATCTGTTTACATAGAAGATAGAAACTATTCCGTGGGATTCATACACTCTATatacataagtatgtggacaccacatcaaattagtgtatttgactatttcagccacactgttgctgacaggtgtataaaatcaagcacaccaccatgcaatctccataaacaaacattggcagtagaatggccttactgaagagctcagtgacattcaacatggcaccgtcataggatgccacctttccaacaagtctgttcgtcaaatttctgccctgctagagctgccccggtcaactgtaagtgctgttatttttaagggggaaacatctaggagcaataaCAACTCAGcggcgaagtggtaggccacacaatctcAAAGCTGTGTGGCCTACCACACAAAATGAACTGCGTTGCGATTAAAAATGgactgtcctcggttgcaacactcactaccgagttccaaactgcctcgggaagcaacatcagcacaataactttttGTTGGGAGATtcaagaaatgggtttccatggccgaggaaccgcacaagcataagatcaccatgtgcaatgccaagcatcagctggagtggtgtaaagctcgccaccatttgactcgagcagtggaaatgtgttttctggagtgatgaatcactcttcaccatctgacagtccaacggacaaatctgggtttggtggatgccaggagaacactacctgcccgaatgcattgtgccaactgtaaagtttggtggagaaggaataatggtctggggctgtttttcatatttcgggctaggccccttagttccagtgaagggaaatcttaatgctactgcatacaatgacattctagacaattctgtgcttccaactgtgtggcaactgacttgcctagttaaataaaggtaaaataaattttcaaaagtccccacagcaatgttccaacatctaatggaaagccttcccagaagagtggaggctgttatagcagcaaaggggggaccaactccatgttaatgcccattattttggaatgagattttcagtgagcaggtgtccatatacttttggtaatgtagtgtattatTTGAGTCATTAGAGTAAAGTTGTTAGCTGGAGCGTGTCCAGAAGAAAGCTTGCAGAATCATTCTTAGCGGGTTGTACACCAGCTACCTCGAAACCCTCAGAATCATATCCTTGGACAGAAGATGGGAGCAGATCTGCCAGACATTTGCTAAATCCCTGCAGAATTCCCAGTTTGCAGACCTGGTCCCCCCTACCAGATTACTGGATGGGCAACCCGCAACAGCCACAAACTGAACACTCCCATGACACGCACAGGCCACTATCAGGACTCTCCCATTCCATACTTCACTAAACTGATCAATGCACACACCATATAGCCCAGGGGCCTTAGAAATGCCTTCCAAAGAACTCTAAAGATGCCTTTTGTAAAGCTGCCAACTGAACCTtgttgttgtagtattgttgttttgtatacagtatattgcacATTTTAAGATTTTAATATATTAAGTGTTTTGCAAGGTTAGGATTTTACTATTTGATAATTATATGTGATTGATGTTATGATTGTAAATTGGTTGTAAAACCTACAACTACGACTACTATTAAAGTTATCTTAGTCCAATGAGACACCTGAAACATTGTTAATTTACAACATGCGATCTCCAGTGAATCATGACTTTTGCAATGAACGTGTGACATCTAACATGATGTCGCCTAAGAACCTTGAAATCACTTAGCTATCCCTAGCCTTAAGGCTTCTGATCATGTTTATAAGAGAGTTGTGTTAATTCAGTATAAGTGTGTTATAGTTGTGCTGTAACACTTATATAATGTCCCCATACAGCTGGGTGGGCTATGAGCAGCAGAACCTGAGTGGAGAGATGTTCATGCTGGAGAAGGGAGAGTACCCCCGCTGGGATACCTGGAGCAACAGCTACAGGTGTGACCGCTTCATGTCCGTCAGGCCTGTTCGCATGGTGAGTCTATCCATTcattaatccatccatccatccatccatccatctatccatcactacatcactacatcaataCTCTAGTCTATGTGGCTTCCCCTCCTCGTCTGGGGGCTGTGGCTGAATAAGTGGGTAAACTCTATTGCTgacatcactctctctgtccctctataccTACAGGACACCCAGGACCACAAGATATGCCTATTTGAGTGTAATAACTTTGAGGGCCGTAAGATGGAAGTTTGTGATGAGGATATCCCGAGTCTGTGGTCCTATGGCTTCCAGGACCGTGTGGCCAGCATCCAGGTCACTGGTGGAACGTGAGTTGACACATTAACTTATCAATCAATCTACCCATCCATTTGATTTAAGGCGTTGTTAACTTCCATTAACTCCCTCTCAttttctccatccatctccctggGGGACAGTTGGGTTGGCTATCAGTACCCCGGTTACCGTGGCTACCAGTACGTGTTCGAGTGCGCCGTCTTCAAGCATTGGAACGAGTGGGGCGCCCACCATCCCCAGATCCAGTCCATCCGTAGAGTGAGGGACATGCAGACACATCGCAGAGGCTGCTTTGAGTGGACCGTCTAGATGGGGCCAGGCAGGCGATGGGTTGTGGGCCAGCAAGACAGAGGGGAAGGGGTCTGGCTAGCCCTGGAGCTAACCATTCCAGAGTCTGGAGTTCCATCTTGGATCTCCACACAGCCAACATAAGCTAACAGCTAATAACATAACATCACTGGCTCCACCTCAATCACTTACTAGTTGTAACATTCAGGGTGTGTACTGTATTGCACAATTGCTGAATGAAGACATTGCCACCTACTGGGAAAGGGTTGTTACTGCAGTTCACCTGCAGCTGACTTCCACAATGCCTGAATATAATAATACTGGTGAAAGTGATAGCTGTACTCTCTGTTCCAAGACCTGATAGAATTATAGCATGAGAAGATTTATGATGGGGATTTTAATGGGGGAAAGGGAATTAGTTAACAAAGATTTTAAGAAGTTATATACCTTCATTAGTTTGTGTTCACTAGTTTGTTTCCATATCTGCAAACCCATTGATTTTATACATCTTACTTACTTGTTTCTTAGCTATATACCAAATGATGCCGAATAAGCCTGTTCATTACAATGCTCTACCCTCCTGCTATCTGTGAATGATTTTAGAGAGTAGAGATACTAGACACTCCACTCAAGCCAGTCCCTAAACTACCATGGACAGCTGCCAGCTCTGTGCTGTGTCCGTGCCCTACAGTGAGCTCAATCATCCACAGGGAGACACTGTTTACCAATGTACTCTCCCCATGGCCACCATCTAGTCTAGGGATTCCACCTCAACCATAATGTCCCTAATGACATTCTACCTTCAAGGCTTCAAAGCTATACCCATGACCCACTCGGTCGAGGGCAGTGAAGCTTTCCAATGACCCACTCTATCTAGGGCAGTGACGCTATGCTCACGACCCACTCAGTCTAAGGTAACAGACTCAGTTTAAGGCAGTGAGGCTGTCTGAAGGAGGAAGTGAGCTAGGGGGTATGATTGGGAGACAGGCTGCTGTAGACTACCTGGTAGTGTTTTTCTAGACATGCCAACCTTTTGGGAGACCCCTCCCCCTCTTAATGATGGGGTTGCAGAGGAATGTtgttatatacactatatatttcTCAGGGATGCTGGCATCTGGAAATAAACTTTCCAATAAAAAAACCAAAGTGAAATTGATAAAGCTTCCCAGTGCTGGACATGCAGCCAGTGGCTCATGTCAAGTTGTTTGTTTGACTTTTTGTTCTCTTGTGTGTTTTATGTTTGTCTGTGGTGTTTGTCCCACATTTTAATCTAAACTATGCTGAACATTCAAACAATTATTGTACTCAATGTAGATAACCTCACAAAGGCAATCCTGCATCAACATCAACAGCGACAAATTGTAACCATGCCATGTTCATGCAATCAGACAAATAGTCCATGAGCCAGACCCCCAAATTTGGGTCGTTGGGCTCGTTGGGCCGATGATTTGTCATAGTGATTTTCTGGAAAGTCTATGTCCATAGAGTTGGAAAATGTGTGATAGTGCAGCAATGGTAGCTTTCTGTGTGTTGTCACTatctttcatctctccatcccaatAATTGTTTTCCCATTGGGAATTTACCATATGACGAACAATGTAAGTATACAACAAGTTATTTCTCGCTTATACCCTTTAATCATATATAATTGGAAAGCTTATTCACAGTTATCCATCAGACACATTTTCAGAAAGTTCAGGTCAACAGAaatttgacctctgacctctagggTACATATCAGAATGAATTACCTGTATAAATGGCTTTAAAACAGGAACCCTGATCAATTTCAAACTTTGTTTGACAAGTGGTTCTGAAAGGCCATGAAATTACCATTcaaattatatataatataaccaacTTTGAAAGAATCAGCTGCAACTATTGTTTAAATATTGCCTATATTGTGCCATTGACATTAGAATGTTGGAAGCTTCGCCATAGAATTCCATGAAATGGGGCAGCTACACTACAGAtcaaaacacctactcattcaagggtttttctttatttttactgttttctacatggtggaataataatgaagacatcaaaacaatgaaataacacatcaaatcttcgaatcatgtagtaaccaaaacagtgttaaacaactcaaaatatatttcagatttcagattcttcaaagtagtcaccattttccttgatgacatctttgcacactgtaagcattatctcaaccagcttcacctggaatgcttttccaacagtcttgaaggagttagcacatatgctgagcacttgttggctgattttccttcactctgtggtctgactcatcccaaaccatctcaatttggttgaggtcaggggattgtgaaggccaggtcatctgatacagcactccatcactctcctttttctTAAAATAACCATTACACagtctgaaggtgtgttgggtcattgtcctgttgaaaaacaaatgatagtctcactaagcccaaaccagatgggatggcgtattgctgcagaatgctgtggcagccatgctggttaagtgtgccttgaattctaaacaaatcacagacagtgtcaccagcaaagcaccccaacaccatagcacctcctcctccatgcttctcggtgggaaatacacatgcggagatcatctgttcacccacaccacgtctcacaaagacacggcggttggaaccaaaaatctccaatttggactcatcagaccaaaggacacatttccactgatttaatgtccattgcttgtgtctcctagcccaagcaagtctcttcttgttcttggcccaagcaagtctcttcttgttcttggcccaagcaagtgtcttcttgttattggtgttctttagtagtggattctttgcagcaactaaaccatgaaggcctgattcacacagtctcctctgaacagttgatgttgagatgtgtctattacttgaactctgtgaagcatttatttgggctacaatttctgaggctggtaacgctaatgaactcatcctctgcagcagaggtaactctgggtcttcctttcttgtggcagtcctcgtgagagccagtttcatcatagcgcttgatggttttcgcgactgcgcttgaagaaactttcaaagttcttgaaatgttccgtattgactgaccttcatgtcttaaagtaatgatggactgtcgtttctctttgcttatttgagctgttcttaccataatatggacttggtcttttaccaaatagggttatcttctgtataccactccttccttgtcacaacacaactgattggctcaaacgcattaagaaggaaagaaattccacaaatgaacttttaacatgacacacttgttaattgaaatgcattccaggtgagaatgtcaagagtgtgcaaagctgtaatcaaggcaaagggttgctatttgaagaatataaaatatatttagatttgtttaacactttttttggttactacatgattccatatgtgttatttcatagttttgatgtcttcactattattctacgatgtagaaaatagtaaaaataaagaaaaacccttgaatcagtAGGTGTTGTAAAACTTTTCTCCGATGGTGTGTGTTTTAGGATTGTAACTTTGGTGATAGGGGCACCAACTTGCACACATACAGCTAGAACAGGGTTTTACAAAGATGTGTACATATATGGCCATCACAGAATTCACTCACTAACCCCACAGAAGCCCTTTTCCAATATGGCCACAAAAACAACTTAATGGCTTCTTACTGGACAATTCATGGTGGTGTAGAATACACAACCACATGATCCAGATATATAAGGATGTTACATTATTCATATAATTAATTATGGTAAGAATGTGCCCAAAAAGCAGTCTGAATAGTTGATTTCTGTAGATATTATAAATAACTGCAATAGTTCACCTTCAAACATGTAACATGGATATGCACATGTGGATAGTAATGGATGTGATCCAATTAAAAAGGGACAAACTGCTTGACATAACCTACACTAGCTAAGTGGCCGTTTTTACAGTTTCTGGGAATCGTGTAATGATCATGTCATAAATCGATTGGAAGATACAGTAACAAATATATTAGTCATAGGCTGTTCAATGCGGGAGCGCATGTCCATGTGCTGGTTGGCCACAGCAGACATGCATGCAGGGTGAAAGCATTCCGCTTGTGAGAATATCTTGCTCTCAATTGAGTTGATATGTATTTGCATGAACGGCTTATGATGCTTTCGTATGAGCGCTGACGATCCACCgcatcctcccttcctctctcgtTCTGCATTATGTAAACCGTCATCACCACCGCACGCGCGCTCCAAGCGCAAGGGCTATTCAGGCGCCGCACACAAACAGTCACGGACCGACGGGTTTAAAGAACTGAGGATTTAAATTAAATACCGAGTGTGAGAGACGTTGAGCCTTgggtgagggagggaaagagactgATTTGTATCTTCCCCAGATCGGGAGGGGGAGGAGGCACGGAGAATGAGCTATTATTGTACCAGCACAGAGGCTGTGTGTAATAGCCAGGACGCACCTAACGCCAGTGCGAGGAAAGCAGCTACTAATAATACGAACCGTGGCAGCGAAGGTCTcgagagcagcagcagcactagtTCACGGCAGTCGCAACCCCAACCGCTCGTGGCCATGAAAGTGAAGAAAGGCTGCAACTCGACAGATGCTGGGGTCCCGGTTACAAGTGAAGACGAGTTGCTAAGAAACCCCGTAATATCGCCTGAGGATGTACTTGGGTTACAAAAGATCACCGAAAGTAAGTAGGCTACTAATTGGTATTACGGGTAGCTTCACAGCTACCTGAATGGTTCTGGGCGCAGCGCACCTGCTGTTGCTCTGTTGCCTGGCATGAAGCATCGGGTCCACAGCGACAACGTTACATTGTTAACGGGCAGCCATCCATCCATTTATCCATCCGCGTAGTAACATATTAGTTGCCCTAGtgccatgttttttatttttcaagGGTATACTTTCAGTGCATTGGACAACGACATAGGTGGACATTAGGCTACAGTAGGATATTTGTGGGGGTGGAAATACAGATTATATAGGCTAGTGGAATTATAGTCTTAACGACATGAATACTTGAATGTTTCTGTGTGGGCAATCTGGGCATAATAGATAATGATATAAGACAGGAGAGTAGGTTATCAGCCTCTAGCTCAGACAGGTTTAGTAGTCGGTATATAGGTATGCAcacaaccctgtgtgtgtgtgtgtgtgagagagagagggggggctagaaagagggataaagagagagaaggttGCAggaagcaaaagagagagagagagagtgtaaataTTCATTTTAAACCAGACAGGCAGGTATTAATGTGATTATTCTTTCTAATGCCCCCTGTTGTCCATCTTgatgaaaaaaatgaaaatttGACTTTTCCTAAATCCTTTCCCGAACCTGAAGAAACTGTTTCCTCTTAGGTAACAGGTGATCAGTGCTTTGTGCCTGCCGATTGAGACCGTCAGAACCTGTTTAAAGATCTGCATTAGATTGTTACAGCACATAACAACACAGCTACAGTTACGCAATAGagacatctcaaatggcaccctattatctTAATAATGCAAAACAATGTGCCAGAACACtacggccctggtcaaagtaatgcactataaagggaatagggtgccatttgggttgcaaaatatatatgttttgttgctgttgtataaaacacatcctctctctgttccttctGCATTCATACTAGGTTACTGGTGACTGGTGAGCTGTAAAATACATTTAATGTGGCCATCTTCATGTCAACCACCTGAGTGCATCCTGGTTCTATCAAGTGTCTTTTGTCCTGACTGCTCCTCAGGTTAAAAGCAGTAGCGTCCGCCTCACAAAGTGTATAGCCAGGTGGCTGTTATATTGCTTTCATCACATCAGTAGAGGATATACAGTACAATAGCAGGAAGGTTAGGTATACTACGGTACTACTCTGTATGCACTTGACGTCTAGGCCACTTTGGAGACTTGGGATGCATCCATATTGACACTCTAGTTCTATCTTATATCACAAACTAATATCCTGTGGCGGTTGGTTAGCTAGATGGTAATAAAGCCTTTATCCTTAGCCTCCATGTACGATGAGTCATTACAATATACATACAGGCTTGTGTCTGAATGATTTGGTTACTATCCAGAGTCTCTGCTATAAGCAAAGGGCATTTCTCATCATCTGGAGCAGTTCTCATCCCAAAAGGCACACTAGCCCGCCGACATCATCCCTTTAATCCATGTTCCTGTCCGATAGTGTTAGCTGTTTGGTTCTGTAACCTCCAGAGGAAGAGCAGAAGAGCAGCATCGGGCTGCAGTGGTGAGATAATACAGAAATCACTGATGAAGGCTGCATAGTGATAATCTCTGCTCTCCGCTGACATGTAATCTGGATTATGTCAGAAAGGAAGGGAATGTGGCGCTTCAATGACCTGATAGACTCTAGTTAATTAATGCTTCAGAGTCAAACAGCATGCAACAAAACACTCAATGAACAACGCATCCGGACATTTGTTTACAGGGCATATCATTTCTGATTAGAAGGCAGGTTTAGCTGATACTGTATGTGTTACATTTGCTGTGTTCACTGTCTCTGACATTGTGTTTTGGTCTCTAGCTCCCATAGCTGCAGTGTAGGATACATTCAGGAAACCATAGATCAAATGGCATTAATGGCATTTCTCTCACAAATGCTTTATGATAGCCACCTGCTATGAAATGATACTTATTTGATTTATGATCATTGTATAGAATGTCATTGTCCTCTTTTTCACCCCGTCCTTTATGACATGCAGTCGTGTTGAATTTGGTCCTATGGTTTTCTTACTCCTTTTATATCAGCATTAATGAACCAAAAAAAATCGGAATTATTCAATCGATGCAAATGTTACATGTATACCAAGACTATAAAGAGATCcattttgtaaatgttttgctGAACTGCCAGTATATGGAGGAGAAATAACCAGTGAAAGACTGAAGGAGAAAATGACACGGCTTGCTGTGTAAATGACTTTCATGGCAGTGCTTTGGGAGGTAACTGCATCCATTTTGGGGTTGCAGGGAGACACAGTGGCTCAGAGCTGGTAAGAGAGGGAGACACTCTGTTTCTCTGAGACAGGCATGATGAGGAAAATAAATGTCATCTAGCCCATGGAGAGAGAGTGTTTTGTGAAGTGAGAAATGGTTTCTTatcagtgtactgtatgtatgctgCATGGGGCTTATGATATAAGGAAATGAACAGGGATCATAGGGGGGGGGGCTATGTAGAAGGCACATCAAATACAGGATTCACTGCAGGAATTTATTCAGCATgcagtagtttacatacacttgtttttcaaccactccacaaatttcttgttaacaaactatagttttggcaagtcggttaggacatctactttgtgcatgacacaagtaatttttccaacaattgtttacagatagattatttcacttataattcactgtatcacaattccagtgggtcagaagtttacatacactaagttgactgtgcctttaaacagcttggaaaattgcagaaaattacgtcatggctttagaagcttctgatgggctaattgacataatttgagtcaattggaggtgtacctgtgggtgtatttcaagtcctatcttcaaactcaatgcctctttgcttgacatcatgggaaaaacaaaataaatcagccaagacctcagaaaaaaagtctggttcatccttggcagcaatttcacaacgcctgaaggtaccacgttcatctgtacaaacaatagtacacaagtataaacaccattggaccacgcagccatcataccgcacaggaaggagacgcgttctgtctcctagagatgaacgtactttggtgcgaagagtgcaaatcaatcccagaacaatagcaaaggaccttgtgaagatactggaggaaacgggtacaaaagtatctatatccacagtaaaactttgctgcaggagggactgatgcacttcacaaaatagatggcatcatgaggcaggaaaattatgtggatatattgaagcaacatctcaagacatcagtcaggaagttaaagcttggtcgcaaatgggtcttccaaatggacaaaatggcttaaggacaacaaagtcaaggtattggagtggccatcacaaagccatgacctcaatcctatagaacatttttgggcagaactgaaaaatcatgtgtgagcaaggaggcctacaaacctgactcagttacaccagctctgtcagtaggaatgggccaaaattcacccaacttattgtgggaagcttgtggaagggtacccgaaacgtttgacccaagttaaacaatttaaaggcaatgctaccaaatactaattgtgtgtatgtacatttctgacccactgggaatgtgatgaaagaaataaaagctgaaataaatcattctctctactattattctgacatttcacattcttaaaataaagtggtgatcctaactgatctaagacaaggaatttttacaaggattaaatgtcaggaattgtgaaaatttttgtttaaatgtatttggctaaggtgtatgtaaacttccgacttcaac
Above is a window of Oncorhynchus kisutch isolate 150728-3 linkage group LG18, Okis_V2, whole genome shotgun sequence DNA encoding:
- the LOC109875596 gene encoding beta-crystallin B3-like isoform X2; protein product: MYIYHYSGGLIPTLRLIHLDVHSSLVPDKQPLDSTMSHSGAQGSIGSHPAMGLRVHKMYLFEFENFQGRMMECITECRNLCEKGFEKIGSIRVECGPWVGYEQQNLSGEMFMLEKGEYPRWDTWSNSYRCDRFMSVRPVRMDTQDHKICLFECNNFEGRKMEVCDEDIPSLWSYGFQDRVASIQVTGGTWVGYQYPGYRGYQYVFECAVFKHWNEWGAHHPQIQSIRRVRDMQTHRRGCFEWTV
- the LOC109875596 gene encoding beta-crystallin B3-like isoform X1; its protein translation is MYIYHYSGGLIPTLRLIHLDVHSSLVPDKQPLVLSISSCSATDSTMSHSGAQGSIGSHPAMGLRVHKMYLFEFENFQGRMMECITECRNLCEKGFEKIGSIRVECGPWVGYEQQNLSGEMFMLEKGEYPRWDTWSNSYRCDRFMSVRPVRMDTQDHKICLFECNNFEGRKMEVCDEDIPSLWSYGFQDRVASIQVTGGTWVGYQYPGYRGYQYVFECAVFKHWNEWGAHHPQIQSIRRVRDMQTHRRGCFEWTV
- the LOC109875596 gene encoding beta-crystallin B3-like isoform X3, encoding MSIPPLYLTSSHLVRFTLREGGCERERWGGKDSTMSHSGAQGSIGSHPAMGLRVHKMYLFEFENFQGRMMECITECRNLCEKGFEKIGSIRVECGPWVGYEQQNLSGEMFMLEKGEYPRWDTWSNSYRCDRFMSVRPVRMDTQDHKICLFECNNFEGRKMEVCDEDIPSLWSYGFQDRVASIQVTGGTWVGYQYPGYRGYQYVFECAVFKHWNEWGAHHPQIQSIRRVRDMQTHRRGCFEWTV